The following proteins are encoded in a genomic region of Ornithinibacillus sp. 4-3:
- a CDS encoding transglycosylase domain-containing protein, producing the protein MNSKHNKKKSIQDVKRYFNKDKISKSFRVTYDVFWNVILFFIVIGVIGVFFAGGVGAGYFASLVKDEPIRSYEDMEQHIYDFEETSKLYFADNVYLGDIRTDLHREIIELEDVSETLIHAVIATEDEYFHEHKGIVPKAIVRAVLQEVLNSNVQTGGSTLTQQLIKNQILTNEVSFERKAKEILLALRLEQFFSKDEILESYLNIIPYGRDSSGRNIAGIQTAAQGVFGLDVQDLNLAQSAYLAGLPQSPSAYTPFTNGGDLKEEDGLKPGINRMKTVLKRMHENEYITKEEYEEALEYPIQEDFIEKKKSPVEEYPFLTYELQDRAKDILMEILAEKDGYTLDDLEKNAELHEEYRILADRDLRRNGYNIHSTIDKKIYDAQQKVAREYPHYGPDRKLKDGTMDQIQLGSMLIENKTGKILSFVGGREFTQDNEWNYATNAKRSNGSTMKPLLDYAPAMELGVIQPGSVLADIPLPVDFPGTQYKVGNYGGGNYGLVSARQALASSYNIPAAKVYSMIINEDPVKNYLQKMGFSSIHKSDRSNDHLNPSMSLGGMTDGVTVEENTNAYTTFSNGGKFIDGYMIDKITTHDGTVIYEHEPEPVDVFSPQTSYLMLDMMRDVIKSGTANYLQSQLKYGGVDWAGKTGTTNDYHDAWFIATNPNVTMGTWIGYNTPYNIKDSCYGCSLSYSQRNLKVWAELMNVATDINPELMAPKERFKQPEGIVSRSYCAISGLAPSKLCQQLGLVRSDIYNSKFVPTKVDDSLVGGAYVVVDGKAVPAGPDTPKEFIKNDGYAFNPDFLKRNGYDRLSDLSLLFPRTNRDIWEKIGFKGATAAGSLSEGGSLSPPGSVAHSGETLTWKKGSGNVVGYRVYRSTGDNFKLVGSTQDTNFKVGKSDALYVVRSVDFSGKESDPSKEVQVGKSAEELEKEQKEKEEQEAKEKEEQEKKEKEEQEKKEKEQKEKEQKEKEQKDKEEQAKKEAAAKAKEEEKKKEQEKNNQPAQESTDDEEED; encoded by the coding sequence GTGAATTCTAAACATAATAAAAAGAAAAGTATACAAGACGTTAAACGTTACTTTAATAAGGATAAAATTTCCAAATCATTTAGAGTAACCTACGATGTTTTTTGGAATGTAATTTTATTCTTTATCGTTATTGGTGTCATTGGTGTATTTTTTGCTGGTGGGGTTGGTGCAGGCTATTTCGCATCACTTGTAAAGGATGAACCCATCAGAAGTTATGAAGATATGGAACAGCACATCTATGACTTTGAAGAAACCTCAAAGCTCTATTTCGCAGATAATGTTTACTTAGGTGATATCCGCACGGACTTACATCGTGAGATTATTGAACTTGAGGATGTTTCTGAAACATTAATCCATGCTGTTATCGCAACAGAAGATGAATATTTTCATGAACATAAAGGAATTGTACCAAAAGCAATTGTTCGTGCTGTCTTACAAGAAGTACTGAACTCTAATGTTCAAACAGGTGGTAGTACACTCACCCAACAATTAATAAAAAACCAAATTTTAACAAATGAAGTTTCATTTGAAAGAAAGGCAAAAGAAATTTTATTAGCGCTACGCTTAGAGCAGTTCTTTTCTAAAGATGAAATCTTAGAGTCTTATTTAAATATCATACCATATGGACGTGATTCTTCAGGACGTAATATTGCTGGGATACAAACAGCTGCTCAAGGTGTTTTTGGGCTAGATGTGCAAGATCTAAATTTAGCTCAATCGGCATATCTAGCTGGTTTACCACAAAGCCCTTCTGCTTACACACCGTTTACAAATGGCGGTGATTTAAAAGAAGAAGATGGATTGAAGCCAGGTATTAACCGAATGAAGACTGTGCTTAAGCGAATGCATGAGAATGAATATATTACAAAAGAAGAATATGAAGAAGCATTAGAATATCCAATTCAAGAAGACTTCATTGAGAAGAAGAAATCACCAGTTGAGGAATATCCATTCTTAACCTATGAATTACAAGATCGTGCAAAAGATATTCTAATGGAAATACTTGCTGAAAAAGATGGTTATACATTAGATGATCTAGAAAAAAATGCAGAGCTACATGAGGAATACAGAATTTTAGCAGATCGTGATTTAAGAAGAAACGGTTACAATATCCATTCAACAATTGATAAAAAAATCTATGATGCACAGCAGAAAGTTGCTAGAGAGTACCCACATTATGGTCCAGATAGAAAGCTTAAAGATGGAACTATGGACCAGATTCAACTAGGCTCTATGTTAATCGAAAACAAAACAGGTAAAATTCTTAGCTTTGTCGGTGGTCGAGAATTCACTCAAGACAATGAATGGAATTATGCAACAAATGCTAAGCGCTCCAATGGGAGTACAATGAAACCTCTACTAGATTATGCACCAGCAATGGAATTAGGCGTTATCCAACCAGGTTCTGTGCTTGCAGATATTCCTTTACCAGTTGATTTCCCAGGTACACAATATAAGGTGGGTAACTATGGTGGAGGTAATTATGGCTTAGTATCTGCACGTCAAGCCTTAGCAAGTTCATATAATATTCCAGCTGCAAAAGTATATTCTATGATTATCAATGAAGACCCTGTTAAAAATTATTTACAGAAAATGGGCTTTTCATCTATTCATAAGAGTGATAGATCTAATGACCATCTCAACCCTTCTATGTCACTTGGTGGGATGACAGATGGTGTTACAGTGGAAGAAAACACAAATGCTTACACTACCTTTTCTAACGGTGGTAAATTTATCGATGGATATATGATTGATAAAATAACAACACATGATGGTACTGTTATTTATGAACATGAACCTGAACCAGTAGACGTATTCTCTCCACAAACATCTTACTTAATGCTTGATATGATGCGTGATGTAATTAAGAGCGGAACTGCTAATTACTTACAATCACAGCTCAAGTATGGTGGTGTGGATTGGGCAGGTAAAACTGGTACAACAAACGATTATCATGATGCTTGGTTTATTGCAACAAATCCAAATGTAACGATGGGTACATGGATTGGTTACAACACACCTTATAATATTAAAGATAGTTGTTATGGCTGTTCTTTAAGTTATAGTCAACGAAATTTAAAAGTATGGGCAGAATTAATGAATGTTGCAACAGATATTAATCCTGAATTAATGGCACCAAAAGAACGCTTTAAACAACCAGAAGGAATTGTATCGCGTAGCTATTGTGCAATCTCTGGCTTAGCACCTTCTAAGCTTTGTCAACAGCTTGGACTTGTCCGTTCGGATATCTATAACTCTAAATTTGTTCCAACAAAAGTGGATGATAGTTTAGTAGGCGGAGCTTATGTTGTAGTTGATGGAAAAGCTGTTCCTGCGGGTCCAGATACACCAAAAGAATTTATTAAAAATGATGGATATGCTTTTAATCCTGATTTCTTGAAACGAAATGGCTATGACAGATTAAGCGATCTCAGTTTATTATTCCCTCGCACCAATAGAGATATATGGGAAAAAATTGGATTCAAGGGTGCAACAGCTGCTGGTTCCCTATCAGAGGGTGGCTCCTTATCTCCACCAGGTTCTGTAGCACATTCTGGTGAAACTCTCACTTGGAAAAAAGGATCTGGAAATGTTGTCGGATATCGAGTTTATCGTTCTACTGGTGATAATTTTAAACTTGTTGGTAGTACACAGGATACGAATTTTAAAGTCGGAAAATCCGATGCTTTATATGTAGTAAGATCTGTAGACTTCTCTGGTAAAGAATCCGATCCTTCTAAAGAAGTTCAAGTAGGTAAGTCTGCTGAAGAGCTTGAAAAAGAACAGAAGGAAAAAGAGGAGCAAGAGGCAAAAGAGAAGGAAGAACAAGAGAAGAAGGAAAAAGAGGAACAGGAAAAGAAAGAGAAAGAACAGAAAGAAAAAGAACAAAAGGAAAAAGAGCAAAAAGATAAAGAAGAACAAGCGAAAAAAGAAGCCGCGGCAAAAGCTAAAGAAGAAGAAAAGAAAAAAGAACAAGAGAAAAATAACCAACCAGCACAAGAATCAACTGATGACGAAGAAGAAGATTAA
- the motS gene encoding flagellar motor protein MotS, producing the protein MKRKERKKQKPGAPAWMVTFSDMIQLILVFFIMLFAMSQVDAQKFQAISDSFRNRTIFDFLPSAVPMDNPTDSPAHNEKGEKENDYDLPTSKPEEESDEDEQEEKDSLGELMEDVEHFLQEHGLTNVISATRTERGVVLILPENILFNSGEAEIIESAKPFLTEVGTLLSEIPNAVKVEGHADNRPISNYRYPSNWELSGARSSSVIRYLIDEYNISPTRLSGSIYAETRPIVPNTSPTNLGQNRRVEIVILEEQAELEE; encoded by the coding sequence ATGAAGCGTAAAGAACGGAAAAAACAGAAGCCGGGTGCACCTGCATGGATGGTTACCTTTTCAGATATGATCCAGTTGATATTAGTATTTTTTATTATGTTATTTGCGATGTCACAGGTAGATGCCCAGAAATTCCAAGCTATTTCAGATTCTTTTCGTAATCGAACTATCTTCGACTTTTTGCCTTCAGCGGTTCCGATGGATAATCCAACAGATAGTCCTGCTCATAACGAGAAAGGCGAAAAAGAAAATGATTATGATTTACCTACAAGTAAACCAGAGGAAGAAAGCGATGAAGATGAACAAGAGGAGAAAGATTCTCTTGGTGAATTGATGGAAGATGTGGAGCACTTTCTGCAAGAACATGGTTTAACAAATGTAATTTCTGCTACACGTACAGAGCGAGGAGTAGTCCTGATTTTACCTGAAAACATTTTATTTAATTCAGGCGAGGCAGAGATTATTGAATCAGCAAAGCCTTTTTTAACGGAAGTAGGAACATTATTATCTGAAATTCCAAATGCGGTAAAAGTAGAAGGACATGCTGATAACAGACCGATATCTAATTATCGTTATCCTTCTAATTGGGAACTATCTGGAGCACGTTCGAGTAGTGTTATTCGTTATTTAATTGATGAGTATAATATTAGCCCAACACGCTTATCTGGAAGTATTTACGCAGAAACCCGTCCAATTGTTCCAAATACATCACCTACTAATTTAGGTCAAAATAGAAGAGTAGAAATTGTAATCTTAGAAGAACAAGCGGAATTAGAAGAATAG
- the motP gene encoding flagellar motor protein MotP, with protein sequence MKKRDLLTPIGITLGFMMIAMAIVTSAGITGVVAFVDVASILIVVGGLFGSLMINFKGDEMKMFFGVMKEAFSKTDQKLPDLIRLFVRLSERARREGILALENELEEVEDPFIKKGILLAVDGLEPEVINDIMNAEIIAMEERHAKGRSVVEKAGEYAPSWGMIGTLIGLILMLGNLQDPSTLGPNMAIALITTLYGTVLANLVFLPMASKLENKTGEEVFIRQIIIEGVIGVQSGQNPRVLEEKLSAFLSGDAKVKEEAEDKIAEESLEGNPNEA encoded by the coding sequence ATGAAAAAGAGAGACTTATTGACCCCAATCGGGATTACACTTGGTTTTATGATGATTGCAATGGCAATTGTAACAAGTGCAGGTATTACTGGTGTAGTTGCATTTGTTGATGTAGCTTCTATATTAATTGTAGTCGGGGGACTTTTTGGTTCATTAATGATCAACTTTAAAGGCGATGAAATGAAGATGTTTTTTGGCGTGATGAAGGAAGCATTTTCTAAGACAGATCAAAAATTACCAGATTTAATTCGGTTATTTGTCCGTCTGTCGGAGCGTGCTCGCCGAGAAGGAATTCTTGCTTTAGAAAATGAGCTGGAAGAAGTTGAAGATCCGTTTATTAAAAAGGGGATTTTGCTTGCAGTTGATGGTTTAGAGCCAGAGGTAATCAATGACATAATGAATGCTGAAATTATTGCAATGGAAGAAAGACATGCGAAAGGCCGATCTGTTGTTGAAAAAGCAGGGGAGTATGCACCGTCTTGGGGAATGATTGGTACCTTAATTGGATTGATTTTAATGCTTGGAAATTTACAGGATCCATCTACTTTAGGCCCGAATATGGCGATTGCATTAATTACTACTTTGTATGGAACAGTGCTTGCAAACCTTGTGTTTTTGCCAATGGCTAGTAAGTTAGAAAACAAAACAGGTGAAGAAGTATTTATAAGACAGATTATCATCGAGGGAGTTATTGGAGTACAATCAGGGCAAAACCCTCGTGTACTAGAAGAAAAATTAAGCGCATTTCTTTCAGGTGATGCAAAAGTGAAAGAAGAAGCAGAAGATAAAATCGCTGAGGAATCCCTGGAGGGTAATCCAAATGAAGCGTAA
- the ccpA gene encoding catabolite control protein A, whose amino-acid sequence MSITIYDVAREANVSMATVSRVVNGNPNVKPSTRKKVLATIERLGYRPNAVARGLASKKTTTVGVIIPDISSIFFSELARGIEDIATMYKYNIILSNSDRNKEKEFRLLNNMLEKQVDGILFMGGHVTKEYEEQFLSSSVPIVLAAAYDETGSFPSVNINYEEAAYEATKFLIDSGHQKVAFINGFEDVRTNRLKYEGYVRALKEASMEINEDYIVKGEYTYEAGVEGIKKILSLDEKITAVFVASDELALGVIHGIQDLGLKVPDDIEVFGFNNTRIATMVRPTLTTINQPMYDIGAVAMRLLTKYMNKEEVEEKKVILPHRIIERNSTN is encoded by the coding sequence ATGAGTATTACAATTTATGACGTTGCTAGAGAAGCTAATGTATCAATGGCAACTGTATCACGTGTAGTGAATGGAAATCCAAATGTAAAGCCATCAACAAGAAAGAAAGTATTGGCAACCATTGAAAGATTAGGATATCGTCCAAATGCAGTTGCGCGTGGTTTAGCAAGTAAAAAGACAACAACAGTTGGTGTAATTATTCCTGATATTTCTAGCATTTTCTTTTCGGAATTAGCTAGAGGTATTGAAGATATTGCTACAATGTATAAGTATAATATTATTTTAAGTAATTCTGATCGTAATAAAGAAAAGGAATTTCGTTTATTAAATAATATGTTAGAAAAGCAAGTAGATGGAATTCTTTTTATGGGTGGACATGTAACGAAGGAATATGAAGAACAATTCTTATCATCTTCTGTACCTATTGTACTTGCAGCAGCATATGACGAAACAGGTTCTTTTCCATCTGTAAATATTAATTATGAGGAAGCTGCGTATGAAGCTACAAAATTTCTTATTGATAGCGGCCACCAGAAGGTAGCATTCATTAATGGATTTGAAGATGTTAGAACAAATAGACTGAAATATGAAGGCTATGTTAGAGCATTAAAAGAGGCTTCTATGGAAATTAATGAAGATTATATTGTTAAAGGTGAATACACTTATGAAGCAGGAGTAGAAGGAATTAAGAAAATTCTTTCTCTGGATGAAAAAATAACTGCGGTGTTTGTTGCTTCAGATGAATTAGCATTAGGTGTTATTCACGGTATACAAGATTTAGGTTTAAAAGTACCAGATGATATTGAAGTATTTGGTTTTAATAACACAAGAATTGCTACAATGGTACGCCCTACTTTAACGACGATTAATCAGCCAATGTATGATATTGGAGCAGTTGCTATGCGATTATTAACAAAATATATGAATAAAGAAGAAGTGGAAGAAAAGAAAGTTATTTTACCACATCGAATTATTGAAAGAAACTCAACTAATTAA
- a CDS encoding Panacea domain-containing protein, with the protein MRIAERNEQGYYELGDVVQWFLSQGSMSPKKLQKLLYYAHSWTLTLGNESVDELDKRLFKEGFEAWVHGPVIPSVYHEFKEYGFSNIPLNEKDVVQFDEEIENVLNQVWEVYGDYTGNELESMTHQELPWLTARKGLSPIEPSQNPISDTEIFNYYLNEMIQGSN; encoded by the coding sequence ATGAGAATTGCAGAAAGAAATGAACAGGGTTATTATGAATTGGGGGATGTAGTACAGTGGTTTTTATCACAAGGTTCTATGTCGCCAAAAAAACTTCAAAAATTACTTTACTATGCGCACTCATGGACCTTGACTTTAGGAAATGAAAGTGTAGATGAATTAGACAAGAGATTGTTCAAAGAAGGATTTGAGGCTTGGGTTCACGGTCCCGTAATCCCATCTGTGTATCACGAGTTTAAAGAATATGGATTTTCTAATATACCTCTAAATGAGAAAGACGTTGTGCAATTTGACGAAGAAATTGAAAATGTGTTGAATCAAGTATGGGAAGTATATGGCGATTACACTGGAAATGAGCTAGAATCTATGACTCATCAGGAATTACCTTGGTTGACCGCGCGTAAAGGGTTATCTCCAATTGAACCATCACAAAATCCAATTTCAGATACAGAAATATTTAATTATTATTTGAATGAAATGATACAAGGCAGTAACTGA
- a CDS encoding N-acetylmuramoyl-L-alanine amidase → MTVWKNDYIKINKHSRPGLKLTAHKKGIIHYTANHGGTATNHQKYFNNLSGRYASAHIFVDKKEAICIIPLDEVAYAANDGSYSGVPELKPNANYLSISVEMCQEKDGSFHPNTISRTEDVFVELSKMYGWDPLKDIVRHYDVTHKNCPAPWVSNPNEFIDFKNRVNAKLKGEKSHTVKQPDSKTAGVSTDKASKPKAKSISQMVQEVIDGKHGNGHDNRRKSLGINQAEYDKVRAEVNRRAGSTSKPAPKKSITQMVNEVLSGNHGNGHSTRQKSLGISKAEYDKVKSEVNKRLMGAKSTYKSVSQMATEVIQGKHGSGHENRRKSLGISQAQYNKVRAEVNKKLK, encoded by the coding sequence ATGACTGTATGGAAAAACGATTACATTAAAATTAATAAACATTCACGACCTGGACTGAAATTAACAGCACATAAAAAAGGTATTATCCACTACACAGCAAATCATGGTGGAACAGCTACAAACCATCAAAAATATTTTAATAATCTTTCTGGGCGTTATGCATCTGCCCATATTTTTGTGGATAAAAAAGAGGCTATTTGCATAATTCCTCTAGATGAAGTTGCTTATGCTGCCAATGATGGATCGTACAGTGGCGTGCCTGAGTTGAAGCCTAATGCTAACTATTTATCTATTAGTGTTGAAATGTGCCAAGAGAAAGACGGCTCTTTTCATCCCAATACCATTTCAAGGACAGAAGATGTGTTTGTTGAATTATCAAAAATGTATGGATGGGATCCATTGAAGGATATTGTAAGGCACTATGATGTAACTCACAAAAATTGTCCTGCACCGTGGGTTTCTAATCCAAACGAATTTATTGATTTTAAAAATCGAGTGAATGCTAAACTTAAAGGTGAAAAATCTCATACTGTTAAACAACCTGATAGTAAAACAGCTGGTGTATCAACAGACAAGGCTTCTAAGCCTAAAGCTAAATCAATTAGTCAGATGGTACAAGAGGTTATTGACGGAAAACACGGTAATGGCCATGACAATAGACGTAAGTCACTAGGTATTAACCAAGCTGAATATGATAAGGTTAGGGCAGAGGTTAACCGCAGGGCGGGGTCAACTTCTAAGCCTGCACCAAAAAAATCAATTACTCAAATGGTAAATGAAGTTTTATCTGGTAATCATGGAAATGGTCACAGCACAAGACAAAAGTCATTAGGCATTAGCAAAGCTGAATATGATAAGGTTAAAAGTGAAGTCAATAAGCGATTAATGGGAGCTAAATCAACTTACAAGTCTGTCAGTCAAATGGCAACAGAAGTAATCCAAGGCAAGCACGGTAGCGGTCATGAAAACCGTAGAAAATCATTAGGTATTAGTCAAGCGCAGTACAATAAAGTACGTGCAGAAGTAAATAAAAAATTAAAATAA
- a CDS encoding holin family protein produces METVIKTGIAVIGAIVTFLLGGWSPLLQVLVIFIIADYVLGVLVAASYGKLSSKIGFRGIAKKVIILALVAVAYSIDTIMGDGTFIRDAVIFFYLANELLSILETVGKTNLPVPDVLKKAVETLNSKSKSSD; encoded by the coding sequence ATGGAAACAGTAATTAAAACAGGTATCGCTGTCATTGGGGCGATCGTCACATTTTTATTAGGAGGCTGGTCGCCTTTGTTACAAGTACTAGTTATATTTATCATTGCAGATTATGTACTAGGAGTTTTAGTTGCAGCAAGCTACGGAAAATTAAGTAGTAAGATTGGTTTTAGAGGTATCGCCAAAAAGGTAATCATATTAGCTTTGGTTGCAGTAGCCTATTCAATAGATACAATCATGGGAGATGGCACATTCATTAGGGATGCAGTTATCTTTTTTTATTTAGCGAATGAATTATTAAGTATTTTAGAGACGGTAGGAAAAACAAATTTACCAGTACCAGATGTTTTAAAGAAAGCAGTTGAAACATTGAATAGCAAATCAAAGAGTAGCGATTAA